The following proteins are encoded in a genomic region of Desulfatiglans anilini DSM 4660:
- a CDS encoding helix-turn-helix domain-containing protein produces the protein MPQEQSSKPFSKRLAALRKKKGLTLKHLGNETGLAPKYISQVEKGEVIPPVAVILQLSKALEVDSSILLKEEKKRADEQSAEDYRKRTEDYTYENLTPEARHKHLKAFRIFIDPRSEHKGVSYQHPGEEFVYVLQGEVEVMVGENRNVLAPGQNVHFDSSIVHKLRNLSDVRAELLVVLYTP, from the coding sequence ATGCCGCAAGAACAGTCGAGCAAGCCTTTCAGCAAGCGCCTCGCGGCGCTGCGGAAGAAAAAAGGCCTGACCCTCAAACATCTCGGCAACGAGACGGGGCTTGCGCCCAAATACATCTCCCAGGTCGAGAAGGGGGAGGTCATCCCACCGGTCGCGGTGATCCTCCAGCTTTCGAAGGCCCTCGAGGTCGATTCCAGCATCCTCCTGAAGGAAGAAAAGAAGCGGGCGGACGAACAGTCAGCGGAAGACTACCGCAAACGCACGGAGGACTACACCTACGAAAACCTGACCCCCGAGGCTCGGCACAAGCACCTGAAGGCCTTCCGGATCTTCATCGATCCGCGCTCGGAGCACAAGGGCGTCAGCTACCAGCACCCCGGTGAAGAGTTCGTCTACGTGCTTCAGGGAGAGGTGGAGGTCATGGTGGGCGAGAACCGGAATGTCCTCGCCCCGGGGCAAAACGTCCACTTCGATTCGTCCATCGTCCACAAGCTCAGGAATCTGAGCGATGTGCGGGCCGAACTCCTGGTGGTGCTCTACACCCCCTAG